Proteins encoded within one genomic window of uncultured Desulfobacter sp.:
- a CDS encoding tetratricopeptide repeat protein, which produces MADSNTLPKNADEQIAKLRHALVQNAECGTTHYNLAVALIGKQEFAEAEKVLHDAIDCSPTLAEAYVQLGGICLQRGDIEGCFRFNQRATKARAGFAEGYANMGFVLLQLVDGKDAKEDEEKVDKAIKNLKKAIIHNKNFVQAYTTLGTAYFMKGLVEEGIKANLQALSVEPKFPIAHNNLAVAYLQLEDYKRAIEHCDVAVDLGFEVNPAMLDELAPHRNV; this is translated from the coding sequence ATGGCCGATTCCAACACGCTGCCCAAAAATGCAGACGAGCAGATCGCAAAGCTTAGGCACGCATTGGTCCAAAATGCCGAATGCGGTACAACCCACTATAACCTGGCCGTTGCGCTGATCGGCAAGCAGGAGTTTGCGGAGGCGGAAAAGGTGCTTCATGACGCCATAGATTGCAGCCCCACCCTGGCAGAGGCCTACGTTCAGCTCGGCGGGATTTGTCTTCAACGCGGGGACATTGAAGGCTGTTTCCGGTTCAACCAGCGGGCTACCAAGGCCCGGGCAGGCTTTGCCGAAGGCTATGCAAATATGGGGTTTGTTTTGCTGCAGCTGGTGGATGGTAAAGATGCCAAGGAAGATGAGGAAAAAGTGGACAAGGCAATTAAAAACTTAAAGAAAGCCATTATCCACAATAAAAATTTTGTCCAGGCATATACCACTTTGGGCACCGCCTATTTTATGAAAGGCTTGGTTGAAGAGGGGATTAAGGCCAATCTTCAGGCCTTGTCCGTGGAGCCTAAATTCCCCATTGCCCATAACAACCTGGCCGTGGCCTATCTTCAACTCGAAGATTACAAGCGCGCCATTGAGCATTGTGACGTCGCCGTGGATTTAGGGTTTGAAGTCAATCCGGCAATGCTGGATGAGCTTGCCCCGCACCGGAACGTATAA
- the dapA gene encoding 4-hydroxy-tetrahydrodipicolinate synthase, which yields MEQGCYTALITPFTPAGDFDRDGLSGLIDFQIENRITGILATGTTGESPTFKWEEHNLVIDLTAKQTKGKCKCIAGTGSNNTDEALTATSHAAEQGVDGVLLVDPYYNGPSSLEIRREYYEVVAKKTPNLEVIPYIIPGRTGAQMLPQDLAILADTCANVKSVKEATGDLDNMKMTRKLCGDNFSIFSGDDALVCRVMSDESIRACGAISVMSNIAPAAMTQMVDLLNQGKTQEALTLQTALSPLLELVVITTEEESKYGPVKCRARNPLPLKTMMQILGMPCGPCRPPLGKMTQKGFDMALAALKKVQADNPEILAPAASFFNLDIDARLNDSAAHEALWCNY from the coding sequence ATGGAACAAGGATGCTACACAGCACTCATCACCCCGTTCACCCCGGCAGGAGATTTTGACCGGGACGGCCTGTCCGGGCTTATTGATTTTCAGATTGAAAACCGGATTACCGGTATTCTTGCCACCGGCACCACCGGTGAAAGCCCAACGTTTAAATGGGAAGAACACAATCTGGTTATTGATCTGACGGCTAAACAGACCAAGGGCAAATGCAAGTGCATCGCCGGCACCGGCTCAAACAACACTGATGAAGCCTTAACCGCCACGTCCCATGCTGCAGAACAAGGCGTGGACGGTGTGCTTTTGGTGGACCCCTATTACAATGGGCCGTCCTCCCTTGAAATTCGGCGGGAATATTACGAGGTAGTGGCTAAAAAAACTCCGAACCTGGAAGTCATTCCTTATATTATACCGGGGCGTACCGGAGCCCAGATGCTGCCCCAGGATCTTGCCATACTCGCGGACACCTGTGCCAATGTGAAAAGCGTCAAGGAAGCCACCGGAGATCTGGACAACATGAAAATGACCCGAAAACTTTGCGGGGACAATTTCAGTATCTTTTCCGGAGACGATGCCCTGGTCTGCCGGGTTATGTCGGATGAATCGATCCGGGCCTGCGGTGCCATTTCAGTCATGTCAAACATTGCACCGGCGGCGATGACCCAAATGGTTGATCTGCTTAACCAGGGCAAAACCCAGGAAGCCCTTACCCTTCAGACTGCTTTATCTCCATTGCTGGAGCTTGTGGTCATCACAACTGAAGAAGAAAGCAAATACGGACCGGTCAAATGCCGGGCCAGAAATCCGTTGCCCCTGAAAACCATGATGCAGATCCTTGGCATGCCGTGCGGACCCTGCCGTCCGCCTCTGGGAAAAATGACCCAAAAAGGATTTGACATGGCGCTTGCCGCCCTAAAAAAAGTACAGGCGGATAATCCTGAAATTCTTGCCCCCGCAGCTTCTTTCTTCAATCTGGACATTGACGCCCGCCTGAATGATTCGGCGGCACATGAAGCGTTGTGGTGTAATTATTAG
- a CDS encoding YkgJ family cysteine cluster protein translates to MNAENKMDETQAQAEIPPEQLSLNSRFKFKCHKGVSCFTECCRGIDIMLTPYDILTMRKKLDMDSEKFLAIFTTPQLLEKTDMPVVTLKLLDDERRSCPFVQDEEGCVIYEDRPTTCRYYPLGVGSLSYSGEQADEDKDEFFFMIKEPHCKGFDEDAEWSVREWREDQGVDLRDEVNEGWLDLMVRKKSLPASMQLSEQAKQMFFMVCYNIDKFKRFVFESSFLTRYKIPEERVAEIKADDVKLLQFGFEWLKNTFFQTGEEMFDPKEKNDDTPASEK, encoded by the coding sequence ATGAACGCTGAAAATAAGATGGATGAAACACAGGCCCAGGCGGAGATTCCGCCGGAGCAGCTTAGCCTTAACAGTCGGTTTAAATTCAAATGCCACAAAGGTGTTTCCTGTTTTACCGAGTGCTGCAGGGGTATTGATATCATGCTCACCCCCTATGATATTTTAACCATGCGCAAAAAATTGGATATGGATTCGGAAAAATTTTTGGCCATATTTACCACGCCCCAGCTTCTTGAGAAGACGGATATGCCTGTGGTGACCCTCAAGCTTCTCGATGATGAGCGTCGGTCCTGCCCCTTTGTCCAGGACGAGGAAGGGTGCGTGATTTATGAAGATCGGCCGACCACTTGCCGGTATTATCCCCTTGGTGTGGGATCTTTGAGTTATTCCGGAGAGCAGGCAGATGAGGATAAAGATGAGTTCTTTTTCATGATCAAGGAACCCCATTGCAAAGGCTTTGATGAAGACGCGGAGTGGAGTGTAAGAGAATGGCGTGAAGACCAGGGTGTTGATCTGCGAGACGAGGTCAATGAAGGTTGGCTGGATCTCATGGTCCGTAAAAAATCTTTACCGGCGAGCATGCAGTTGTCAGAGCAGGCTAAGCAGATGTTTTTTATGGTATGCTATAATATTGACAAGTTTAAACGGTTTGTTTTTGAATCCTCTTTTCTTACCCGGTACAAAATACCGGAAGAGCGGGTGGCTGAGATTAAAGCGGATGATGTGAAATTGCTTCAGTTTGGATTTGAATGGCTGAAAAATACGTTTTTCCAAACCGGAGAAGAGATGTTTGATCCCAAAGAGAAAAACGACGATACGCCAGCGTCTGAAAAGTAG
- the galU gene encoding UTP--glucose-1-phosphate uridylyltransferase GalU: MKVKKAVFPVAGLGTRFLPATKAMAKEMLTVVDKPIIQYAVEEAFDAGIEQIIFVTGRGKKALEDHFDRSYELETTLKTKGKTDMLQIVHELVPRTGTIVYTRQHDPLGLGHAIWCARDIVGDEPFAVLLADDMIQTQGQPVLAEMVEKFERFRASIAAVMEVEKDQTDKYGILDAAPLEEDMVRINDMIEKPTPEEAPSNLAIVGRYILTPKIWEYLGKKQTGAGGEIQLTDAMKGLLTEQPIFGYKFKGTRFDCGDKVGFQMANLSFSLDRPEMRGKLLDFIKTIKG; this comes from the coding sequence ATGAAAGTAAAAAAAGCGGTATTCCCGGTGGCAGGCCTTGGCACCCGGTTCCTCCCGGCGACTAAGGCGATGGCCAAGGAAATGTTGACCGTGGTAGACAAGCCCATTATCCAATATGCTGTTGAAGAGGCATTTGACGCCGGCATTGAACAGATCATCTTTGTCACGGGCCGGGGGAAAAAGGCCTTGGAAGACCACTTTGACCGCAGTTATGAATTAGAGACCACGCTCAAAACCAAGGGAAAAACAGATATGCTGCAGATAGTCCATGAACTGGTTCCCAGAACCGGCACCATTGTTTATACCCGGCAGCATGATCCTTTAGGACTTGGTCATGCCATCTGGTGCGCCAGGGACATTGTAGGGGACGAGCCCTTTGCCGTACTTCTGGCCGATGATATGATCCAGACCCAAGGTCAACCCGTGCTTGCGGAAATGGTGGAAAAATTTGAACGGTTCCGCGCATCCATTGCCGCTGTCATGGAAGTGGAGAAAGACCAGACAGATAAATACGGCATTCTGGATGCGGCCCCCCTGGAAGAGGATATGGTAAGAATTAATGACATGATTGAAAAGCCTACTCCCGAAGAGGCCCCATCCAACCTGGCCATTGTGGGCCGATACATCCTTACCCCCAAAATATGGGAGTATCTGGGGAAAAAACAGACCGGTGCCGGCGGTGAAATCCAACTCACGGATGCCATGAAAGGCCTTTTAACCGAACAACCGATTTTTGGATATAAATTCAAGGGCACCCGGTTTGACTGCGGGGACAAGGTTGGATTTCAAATGGCTAATTTATCCTTCTCCCTTGACCGGCCCGAAATGCGCGGAAAACTGCTCGATTTCATAAAAACGATCAAGGGTTGA
- a CDS encoding lytic transglycosylase domain-containing protein: MKRTKKNKIVTIPLLWGTFVFFICLYVICPCTALGDIYRYIDADGVVHFTNTPTDAGYTLYLKEKKEHRILARSRKFKAGSDEYDKIIFKAAKAFGVDRALIKAVIHAESSFNPNAVSTKGARGLMQIMPQNDASLDISNPFDPSQNIMGGTRYLKQMLIRYNEKLALALAAYNAGPSAVDKYNNIPPYEETQTYVQRVMSLYSRYKSS, encoded by the coding sequence TTGAAAAGGACAAAAAAAAATAAAATTGTAACTATTCCCCTTCTTTGGGGGACATTTGTTTTTTTTATCTGTTTGTATGTGATATGTCCCTGCACCGCCTTGGGCGATATATACCGGTATATTGATGCTGATGGGGTGGTGCATTTTACCAATACACCCACGGATGCAGGGTATACCCTTTATCTCAAGGAAAAGAAGGAGCACCGGATATTGGCCCGGTCAAGAAAATTTAAGGCCGGGTCTGATGAATACGACAAGATTATTTTCAAAGCTGCCAAGGCCTTTGGTGTGGATCGCGCATTAATCAAGGCCGTGATTCATGCGGAGTCCAGTTTTAATCCCAATGCCGTGTCCACCAAAGGGGCAAGGGGACTTATGCAGATAATGCCTCAAAACGATGCCTCTTTGGATATTTCCAACCCCTTTGATCCCTCCCAGAATATCATGGGGGGTACCCGGTATCTCAAGCAGATGCTCATTCGGTATAATGAGAAACTTGCCCTGGCCCTTGCGGCCTATAATGCCGGCCCCTCGGCTGTGGATAAATACAATAACATTCCGCCCTATGAAGAAACCCAGACTTATGTACAAAGGGTGATGTCTTTGTATTCACGGTATAAAAGCAGTTAG
- a CDS encoding UvrD-helicase domain-containing protein encodes MKYIADLHIHSKYSRATAKNLDLEHIYQSARVKGITLVGTGDFTHPAWIEELETKLEPAEPGLFALKKDLSRQIDTDVPVTCQGSVRFILQAEISNIYKKDARVRKNHNLIYLPDLDTAKRFNARLDAIGNIKSDGRPILGLDARDLLEIMLETSDRGFFIPAHIWTPWFSMFGSKSGFDTIEECFGDLSSHIFACETGLSSDPPMNWRVKDLDRVSLVSNSDAHSPKFLGRNASVFDTDLSFDAVRDALETHDLNAYQGTLDMYPHQGKYHYDGHRKCGVCLNPDETAALNGICPECGKPLTLGVLYRVRELADRPEGYTPKNRHPHRYVVPLADILSQIFGVGPNTKKVNTYYDKAINALGPELAILTQLLPDTIERAGVPLLAQAIQKMRYGDIHIDPGFDGEYGTVNIFTREEKEAIQGEKSLFADPLPRKKAKKAVGATRIRKKSQNKDAELPSPEKKKTPEPIVPKHILDGLNPEQDRAVKSESRAVVIQAGPGTGKTRTLTARIAWLLKENKAAPENILALTFTNKAAGELADRIESFIPQGGQLVTAATFHGFCLNMLKHYANFKRGLMEDDLRFEVLKLAVKTVTGEKKVSKRTVSKLDAWISRQKQQLKAPGDENQENHVEEGVGEFDPVWPEVYETYDQMLQERDLADFEDLIFLCFRLFAEDAALLEQVRQQYQFIFVDEYQDLNLGQYKLVKLLSQNSHVFVIGDPDQSIYGFRGSDSRFFDRFEQDFPGCEKIRLRQNYRSTQTILDASFQVISTGDDTDNDRRKIYASLDGTQKILINETASESAEAVAVGKVIEKGVGGLSFLSMDKGTGPDSGSDREYAFSDFAVLYRTRQQAQAFVQAFEKAGIPFQTADRENWIDMAGIKDLLALVRIFLGRGSETDRQQFKQFLPMITALSSSMDTSTLLDALGKWLDIKAQSKADETLASACRRLNALADRYPSPNDLLDNLRLDQDPDFLDKTVEKVYLMTMHAAKGLEFPVVFLAGCENGTIPFARDGKTVEDPDEERRLFYVAMTRAKEMLYLTYARKRRIFGRELQRIRSCFIDDIEKELARYEKRTKQVKKQKSKDIQMELF; translated from the coding sequence ATGAAATACATAGCTGATCTGCACATCCATTCAAAATATTCCAGAGCCACGGCCAAAAATCTGGATCTGGAGCATATTTACCAAAGTGCACGGGTGAAGGGCATTACCCTGGTGGGCACCGGGGATTTTACCCATCCGGCCTGGATTGAGGAGTTAGAAACCAAACTTGAGCCTGCCGAACCCGGGCTGTTTGCTTTAAAAAAGGATTTATCAAGACAGATTGACACGGACGTGCCGGTGACATGCCAAGGTTCCGTGCGCTTCATCCTCCAGGCTGAAATTTCCAATATATATAAAAAGGATGCAAGGGTCCGTAAAAACCACAACCTGATTTATTTGCCGGATTTAGATACGGCAAAAAGGTTTAATGCCCGCCTGGATGCTATCGGCAACATCAAATCCGACGGACGGCCTATTCTGGGGCTGGATGCAAGGGATCTGCTGGAGATCATGCTGGAGACATCCGACCGGGGTTTTTTTATCCCTGCCCATATCTGGACGCCGTGGTTTTCCATGTTCGGGTCCAAATCCGGATTTGATACCATCGAGGAATGCTTTGGTGATTTAAGTTCCCATATATTTGCCTGTGAGACCGGGTTGTCATCAGACCCGCCCATGAACTGGCGGGTAAAAGATTTGGATCGGGTCAGTCTGGTATCCAACTCCGATGCCCATTCCCCGAAATTTTTGGGCCGAAACGCTTCGGTGTTTGATACGGATTTGAGCTTTGATGCGGTACGAGATGCCCTTGAAACCCATGACCTTAACGCATACCAGGGCACCCTGGATATGTATCCCCACCAGGGGAAATACCACTATGACGGCCACCGCAAATGCGGGGTGTGTCTTAATCCCGATGAGACCGCAGCGTTAAACGGGATTTGTCCCGAATGCGGGAAGCCCTTGACCCTGGGCGTGCTTTACCGGGTCCGGGAACTGGCCGACCGACCCGAGGGGTACACGCCTAAAAACCGGCATCCCCACAGGTATGTGGTGCCCCTGGCTGATATTTTATCCCAGATTTTTGGGGTAGGACCCAATACCAAAAAAGTGAACACCTATTATGACAAGGCGATTAATGCCCTGGGGCCGGAACTTGCTATACTCACACAGCTTTTGCCTGATACCATTGAACGTGCCGGGGTACCTTTACTCGCTCAGGCCATACAAAAGATGAGATACGGGGATATTCACATTGACCCAGGGTTCGACGGCGAGTATGGAACGGTCAATATTTTTACCCGGGAGGAAAAAGAGGCCATCCAGGGGGAAAAGAGCCTGTTTGCCGATCCTTTGCCCCGTAAAAAGGCAAAAAAAGCGGTTGGCGCAACACGTATTCGTAAAAAGTCCCAAAACAAAGATGCTGAATTGCCTTCACCTGAAAAGAAAAAAACGCCGGAACCCATTGTCCCGAAACATATCCTGGACGGGCTGAACCCGGAGCAGGACAGGGCGGTTAAATCCGAATCAAGGGCTGTGGTGATCCAGGCGGGGCCCGGTACGGGGAAAACCCGTACCCTAACTGCCAGGATCGCTTGGTTGCTTAAGGAAAATAAGGCTGCCCCTGAAAATATTCTGGCGTTGACCTTTACAAATAAGGCGGCCGGGGAACTTGCCGACCGGATTGAATCCTTCATACCCCAGGGCGGTCAGCTTGTGACCGCTGCGACCTTTCACGGATTCTGTCTTAACATGCTTAAGCACTATGCGAATTTTAAACGCGGGCTCATGGAGGATGACCTGCGTTTTGAGGTGCTGAAACTGGCCGTTAAAACCGTGACTGGCGAAAAAAAGGTGTCTAAAAGAACCGTGTCAAAACTGGATGCCTGGATCAGCCGGCAAAAGCAGCAATTAAAGGCTCCTGGTGATGAAAATCAGGAAAATCATGTAGAAGAGGGCGTTGGCGAATTTGATCCGGTCTGGCCTGAGGTGTACGAAACCTATGACCAAATGCTTCAAGAACGCGATCTGGCAGATTTTGAAGATTTGATTTTTCTTTGTTTCAGACTTTTTGCCGAGGATGCGGCATTGCTTGAACAGGTGCGCCAACAATATCAATTTATTTTTGTGGATGAGTACCAGGACCTGAACCTGGGCCAGTATAAGCTGGTGAAGCTGCTGTCACAAAACAGCCACGTTTTTGTGATTGGCGACCCGGATCAGTCCATATACGGATTCAGGGGGTCAGACAGCCGGTTTTTCGATAGGTTTGAACAGGACTTTCCCGGATGCGAAAAGATCCGTCTGCGCCAAAATTACCGGTCTACCCAGACCATCCTGGACGCCTCGTTCCAGGTTATAAGTACCGGCGACGACACGGATAATGACCGGCGCAAAATTTATGCAAGCCTTGACGGTACACAAAAGATTTTGATCAATGAAACTGCCAGTGAAAGTGCCGAGGCGGTTGCCGTGGGGAAAGTCATTGAAAAAGGGGTCGGGGGGCTCTCTTTTTTGTCCATGGATAAGGGGACGGGCCCGGATTCCGGCTCGGACAGGGAATATGCCTTTTCTGATTTTGCCGTTCTTTACCGCACCCGGCAGCAGGCCCAGGCCTTTGTCCAAGCCTTTGAGAAAGCCGGTATCCCTTTTCAGACCGCAGATCGGGAAAACTGGATCGACATGGCCGGTATAAAAGATCTGCTGGCCCTGGTGCGGATTTTTCTTGGCCGGGGCAGTGAAACCGACCGACAGCAGTTTAAACAATTTTTACCCATGATTACAGCACTTTCAAGTTCCATGGACACATCCACGCTGCTTGATGCATTAGGTAAGTGGCTGGATATCAAGGCCCAGAGTAAAGCCGATGAAACGCTGGCATCGGCATGCCGACGACTCAATGCCCTGGCAGACCGGTACCCTTCTCCCAATGATCTTCTGGATAATTTAAGGTTGGACCAGGATCCGGATTTTTTGGACAAAACAGTGGAAAAAGTCTATTTGATGACCATGCATGCGGCCAAGGGCCTTGAGTTTCCGGTTGTTTTTCTTGCAGGGTGCGAAAATGGTACAATCCCCTTTGCCCGGGATGGGAAAACCGTGGAAGACCCGGATGAGGAACGCCGCCTTTTTTACGTGGCCATGACCCGGGCAAAGGAGATGCTCTATTTGACATATGCACGAAAAAGACGCATATTCGGCCGGGAGTTGCAAAGAATCCGGTCCTGTTTTATTGATGATATTGAAAAAGAACTGGCCCGGTATGAAAAGAGAACAAAGCAGGTAAAAAAACAAAAATCCAAGGACATTCAAATGGAGTTATTTTAA
- a CDS encoding thioredoxin family protein, which yields MDNTTKERIKSWTPLGRPILDIAETEHTEQKRFETFAGQWQEISDSISWTTGSQPADLPGFFLKNNILYSALPLERELSPFLKGLDALDEPALDDGLLKTLSNLETPCRMTLYIALQCPHCPGMVEQLLPLAAACENIHLHIIDGSLFPEKAQEDKVMSAPCLILNDETRWTGAVAQEEIVDMILNKESMDLDTKALKTILEDGRAAWITERMLASNQLFKGFSGLLLHETWSVRLGAMVVVEALAEKSPKLCTELEKTLIDVFSTKDVPVQGDILYALGEIGTPDTRDWIEAQQETLTHEDLKDAAADAIQSIEDRYSA from the coding sequence ATGGACAACACGACAAAAGAACGGATCAAGAGCTGGACACCTCTGGGACGTCCGATCTTAGATATTGCAGAAACAGAACATACTGAACAAAAAAGGTTTGAAACATTTGCCGGCCAATGGCAGGAGATATCAGATTCAATATCCTGGACAACCGGAAGTCAACCTGCGGATCTACCCGGATTTTTCCTGAAAAACAATATTCTATATTCCGCCCTGCCCCTGGAGCGGGAACTGTCACCTTTTTTAAAAGGCCTGGACGCCCTTGACGAGCCGGCTTTGGATGACGGTCTTCTAAAAACGTTGAGCAATCTCGAAACCCCATGCCGCATGACGCTCTATATTGCCCTGCAATGTCCCCATTGCCCGGGGATGGTTGAGCAGCTTCTTCCCCTTGCAGCCGCCTGTGAAAACATTCATCTTCACATCATCGACGGCTCCCTGTTTCCGGAAAAAGCCCAGGAAGACAAGGTTATGTCCGCCCCCTGCCTGATTCTAAATGATGAGACCCGATGGACCGGGGCTGTTGCACAAGAAGAAATTGTGGACATGATCCTCAACAAGGAGAGCATGGACCTGGATACAAAGGCTTTGAAAACCATATTGGAAGACGGCCGGGCAGCGTGGATCACCGAGCGAATGCTCGCATCCAACCAATTGTTCAAAGGATTTTCCGGGCTTCTTCTCCACGAAACATGGTCCGTGCGTCTGGGTGCCATGGTGGTGGTGGAAGCCCTTGCTGAAAAGTCACCAAAGCTGTGCACCGAACTGGAAAAAACTTTAATTGATGTATTCAGCACCAAAGATGTCCCTGTCCAAGGTGATATTTTATACGCATTGGGAGAGATCGGCACGCCTGATACCCGGGACTGGATTGAAGCGCAACAGGAGACCTTGACCCATGAAGATCTCAAAGATGCGGCTGCGGATGCGATACAATCTATTGAGGACAGATATAGTGCCTGA
- a CDS encoding NifB/NifX family molybdenum-iron cluster-binding protein, whose product MKIAVPALGKNLDAQVSDKPGTASHLIVIDMLSKELQWFEGPGKSGPGTGLQFITMAINEQCDVFLTGWLNPVGGRQLEARGIKVITGMAGRVSQVLEQFERGHAADSAVVPKTSLNTDLLPDAQALANAFRQALTQIGSMLPVIAGVVFLIGLLTTFIPNRILFDFFLGSTLQGIFKGALVGSFFTGNPANSYIIGKQLLDQGIDIGVVIALICSWVTVGIVQFPAESAALGKRFAVARNALCFILSMVIALVMASII is encoded by the coding sequence ATGAAAATTGCCGTCCCCGCCCTGGGAAAAAACCTTGATGCCCAGGTAAGTGACAAGCCGGGCACAGCGTCACACCTGATCGTGATCGATATGTTGTCTAAAGAGCTGCAATGGTTTGAAGGACCTGGGAAATCCGGTCCGGGCACGGGTCTGCAGTTTATCACCATGGCGATCAACGAACAATGTGATGTTTTTCTGACAGGCTGGTTAAATCCGGTCGGCGGGCGGCAGCTTGAAGCCCGGGGTATCAAGGTAATAACGGGCATGGCCGGCAGGGTATCACAGGTGCTTGAACAATTTGAACGAGGGCATGCCGCAGATTCGGCGGTGGTCCCAAAGACGTCGTTGAATACCGATCTTTTGCCCGATGCCCAGGCATTGGCCAATGCCTTCCGCCAGGCTCTCACCCAGATCGGCAGCATGCTGCCGGTTATCGCAGGTGTCGTCTTTCTGATAGGCTTGCTCACCACTTTTATTCCGAATCGCATTCTGTTCGATTTTTTCCTTGGCAGCACACTTCAAGGCATCTTTAAAGGTGCATTGGTTGGAAGCTTTTTTACCGGGAATCCTGCCAACAGTTATATCATTGGAAAACAACTGCTTGACCAGGGCATCGATATCGGTGTGGTTATTGCCCTGATATGCAGTTGGGTTACGGTTGGGATTGTGCAATTCCCCGCAGAAAGCGCAGCCTTAGGCAAGCGTTTTGCTGTTGCCCGAAATGCTCTGTGCTTCATTCTATCCATGGTGATAGCATTGGTTATGGCAAGCATTATATAG